A single window of Jaculus jaculus isolate mJacJac1 chromosome 14, mJacJac1.mat.Y.cur, whole genome shotgun sequence DNA harbors:
- the LOC101607525 gene encoding LOW QUALITY PROTEIN: ferritin light chain (The sequence of the model RefSeq protein was modified relative to this genomic sequence to represent the inferred CDS: inserted 2 bases in 2 codons) translates to MTSQIRQNYSTEVEAAVNSLDNLHLRASYAYXFLDCYFNQEDVVLPGVGHFIRELAEEKREGVEGLLKMQNQRXQPFFQDVQKPSQDGWRKAQEAMEAALAWEKNLNQALLDLHVLRSTHVDPHLCDFLENHILSEEVKLIKKMGDHLTDLRRLASPQPNLGEYLFEGLTLKHD, encoded by the exons ATGACCTCCCAGATTCGTCAAAATTATTCCACTGAGGTGGAGGCTGCCGTCAACTCCCTGGACAACTTGCACCTGCGGGCCtcctatgcct tctttctggaCTGCTATTTCAACCAGGAGGATGTGGTTCTGCCTGGTGTGGGCCACTTCATCCGAGAGTTGGCTGAGGAGAAGCGTGAGGGTGTGGAGGGTCTTCTCAAGATGCAAAACCAGC AGCAGCCATTCTTCCAGGATGTACAGAAGCCTTCTCAAGATGGGTGGAGAAAAGCTCAGGAGGCCATGGAAGCTGCCTTGGCATGGGAGAAGAACCTGAACCAGGCTCTTTTGGATCTTCATGTGCTGCGTTCTACCCACGTAGACCCCCATCTCTGTGACTTCCTGGAGAACCACATCTTGAGTGAggag GTGAAGCTCATCAAGAAGATGGGCGACCACCTGACCGATCTGCGCAGACTGGCGAGCCCTCAGCCAAATCTGGGCGAGTATCTCTTCGAGGGGCTCACCCTGAAGCATGACTAG